In a genomic window of Mucilaginibacter sp. KACC 22063:
- a CDS encoding EndoS/ChiA family endoglycosidase, whose product MKKLNHFKSLFALTLLLSVLGCKKETATTMDNVRKIGLGVSQNMSLAATALPAAGQNKVAYYVFDVTPVNQGILPLTTFTDKANVVIVFEGTLWELADTVHYNSGAMQNAYYKNKRQILADIQTLRARGIKVLMNVDDNASWSTATPFTTYNGTAYNYTQFASFVNDCVNTVGLDGISLDVEHNATDNTNYRNLIKEFGKYFGPLSTNSTSKMYTGAFYSGGAPGPIFRETALSQYLNFVMDQGYFQDNTTRFNYWANTLGNAKVMLGMVSDYNSQSSAVAEGQRHPNPDKAGIMVYAGNKNKGYTDAILASVEINTTPPPTGSDITNYAGSLTAQYQTGSPSGEDYTQIIDNNTATKYYTGNASAWVQFKPNIAATVVSYTITSANDVPARDPKNWTLQGSNNGTSWTTLDTQTNQSFASRFLKKTYAISNTTSYAYYRLSISAPQSGSVIQFSEWELIRN is encoded by the coding sequence ATGAAAAAGTTAAATCATTTCAAAAGCTTGTTTGCTTTAACCTTGTTACTATCTGTTTTGGGATGCAAAAAAGAAACAGCTACCACTATGGATAATGTACGAAAAATCGGGCTGGGTGTTTCGCAAAACATGAGTCTGGCAGCTACGGCGTTACCCGCAGCGGGACAAAACAAAGTAGCCTATTATGTTTTTGATGTAACCCCGGTCAATCAGGGTATATTGCCGTTAACCACTTTTACAGACAAAGCAAACGTTGTGATTGTATTTGAAGGCACTTTATGGGAACTGGCGGATACAGTCCATTACAATTCCGGCGCTATGCAAAACGCTTATTACAAAAATAAAAGACAAATTCTTGCTGATATTCAAACCCTACGTGCGCGGGGGATTAAGGTTTTAATGAACGTCGACGACAATGCAAGTTGGAGTACCGCCACTCCATTCACTACTTATAACGGCACCGCTTACAATTACACCCAATTTGCCTCATTTGTGAACGATTGTGTAAATACAGTAGGTTTGGATGGAATCTCGCTTGACGTTGAGCATAATGCGACGGATAACACCAACTACCGGAACCTAATTAAAGAATTCGGGAAATATTTTGGCCCGTTATCCACTAACAGTACCTCTAAAATGTACACAGGTGCCTTTTATTCCGGCGGTGCGCCCGGCCCTATTTTCCGTGAAACTGCATTGAGTCAATATTTGAATTTTGTGATGGATCAGGGTTATTTTCAGGATAATACCACCAGATTTAATTATTGGGCTAATACTTTAGGTAATGCAAAAGTAATGCTCGGTATGGTATCCGATTATAACAGTCAAAGCAGCGCCGTTGCTGAGGGCCAACGACATCCAAATCCAGACAAAGCGGGCATCATGGTTTATGCTGGTAATAAAAATAAAGGTTATACTGATGCGATTTTAGCTTCTGTTGAGATCAACACTACACCTCCACCAACTGGTTCCGACATAACCAATTACGCTGGTTCACTAACTGCGCAATACCAAACCGGCTCGCCATCAGGTGAAGATTATACACAAATCATCGATAACAATACAGCTACTAAATATTATACAGGAAACGCATCTGCATGGGTACAATTTAAACCCAATATTGCGGCAACCGTAGTAAGCTATACAATTACTTCGGCAAATGATGTACCTGCGCGGGATCCAAAAAACTGGACACTCCAAGGCTCAAACAATGGAACATCATGGACTACACTGGACACACAGACCAATCAATCCTTTGCCTCACGTTTCCTTAAAAAAACGTATGCGATTAGTAACACCACATCCTATGCTTATTACAGGTTAAGCATATCAGCTCCGCAGTCAGGTAGTGTAATTCAGTTCTCCGAGTGGGAATTAATACGGAATTAA
- a CDS encoding RNA polymerase sigma factor, with amino-acid sequence MIAKDLNNERELLIKIAKGNQHAFRLVFDKYRSKIYSYSLKILKSENAAEEVVQDVFLNLWSNRETLVHIQNLGGYLRRSTRNCALDDLRKIARETTAYSIKNIDWQEGDQHTEKLIHFKEIQESLNKALDSLSPQQKLIYTLCKIDGMKHIEVAQQLNISIQTVRTHLKIANQAIKKLMQSHYKTIFLIILLSVNQ; translated from the coding sequence GTGATTGCCAAAGATTTAAATAATGAGCGCGAACTGTTGATTAAAATTGCAAAAGGTAATCAACATGCTTTCCGTCTTGTCTTTGATAAATACCGAAGCAAAATTTACAGTTATTCTTTAAAAATTCTTAAGTCGGAAAATGCAGCGGAAGAAGTAGTTCAAGATGTGTTTCTCAATCTGTGGTCAAACCGAGAAACCTTAGTACACATACAAAACTTAGGGGGCTATTTAAGAAGATCCACCAGAAACTGTGCTTTAGATGATCTCCGGAAAATTGCACGGGAAACAACAGCGTATTCAATAAAAAACATCGATTGGCAGGAAGGTGATCAACACACTGAAAAGCTGATTCATTTTAAAGAAATACAGGAAAGCCTAAATAAGGCACTGGATTCTTTGTCTCCTCAGCAGAAATTGATTTATACCCTGTGTAAAATTGATGGTATGAAACATATTGAAGTTGCCCAACAACTAAATATTTCCATTCAAACCGTCAGAACCCACTTGAAAATAGCCAATCAGGCTATTAAAAAACTAATGCAATCGCATTACAAAACTATATTCTTAATAATTCTTCTATCTGTTAATCAGTAG
- a CDS encoding FecR family protein, with product MTEDRFKYLYGKYLKNAHTEAEFLEWCKAIDGGLYEQELEKLADELWDADDLDQDMSQAKADRMFKSIISISQNNEDENKQNFFLKRYRFAAAMIAFLLISSGILYYFEANKRPEVTLMQAKSSNEHELIKLSDGSTVVLNNHSFLKYPASFNGRLREVTLIGEGYFDIKHDTRHPFIVHTGNLSTTVLGTAFNINAYEKGKNITVTVTRGKVSVSNADKVLGVIVPNEQLSFDKVEESAMQAHVNSTQIVQWQSKDIFFQNITMLEAASELEQRFNVKITFKHDAVKKCRFSGTFLHGEKLKDILQVVCDFNNATYSITDAGQVIINGPGCASL from the coding sequence ATGACGGAAGACCGATTTAAATATTTGTACGGGAAATATCTCAAAAATGCTCATACAGAAGCCGAATTTCTCGAATGGTGTAAAGCAATCGACGGAGGTTTGTATGAGCAAGAACTGGAGAAATTAGCTGATGAATTATGGGACGCTGACGATCTTGATCAGGATATGTCGCAGGCTAAGGCCGATCGAATGTTTAAATCAATCATTTCAATATCACAAAATAATGAAGATGAAAACAAGCAAAACTTCTTTTTGAAGAGGTATCGATTTGCTGCTGCTATGATTGCCTTTTTGCTGATAAGTTCAGGCATCCTGTATTACTTTGAAGCCAACAAAAGGCCGGAGGTTACGCTAATGCAAGCCAAGTCATCGAACGAGCATGAGTTAATCAAGCTTTCGGATGGGAGTACGGTGGTTTTAAATAATCATAGCTTCTTAAAATACCCCGCATCATTTAATGGCCGGCTTAGAGAGGTGACACTTATCGGTGAAGGCTATTTTGATATTAAACATGACACCCGTCACCCGTTTATCGTGCATACGGGTAACTTATCAACTACGGTACTGGGAACAGCTTTTAATATCAATGCATATGAAAAGGGAAAAAATATTACTGTTACTGTAACGCGCGGCAAGGTGAGTGTGAGCAATGCGGATAAAGTTCTGGGGGTAATTGTACCAAATGAGCAATTATCATTTGACAAGGTGGAGGAAAGTGCGATGCAGGCGCATGTTAATTCTACACAAATTGTGCAATGGCAAAGCAAGGACATATTTTTTCAAAATATAACCATGCTGGAAGCCGCATCAGAATTAGAACAACGCTTTAACGTGAAAATAACATTTAAGCATGATGCTGTAAAAAAATGCCGCTTTTCGGGTACGTTTCTACACGGAGAAAAACTGAAAGACATCTTGCAGGTAGTATGTGATTTTAATAACGCGACGTACAGCATAACCGATGCAGGCCAGGTAATTATTAACGGACCTGGTTGTGCTTCATTATAA
- a CDS encoding SusC/RagA family TonB-linked outer membrane protein, which yields MFASSVKGQNAAKVNVTIELNHESFESAMRKIESNTQFRFIYRNEDVRLLNNLTLERASRSVSQTLDLILANTAFSYKELNNSIMLVKKPETTIDEKVVTKAPPRHSLKVYVTDEQGNFLAFANVTVKGYPRLAEQTNQEGFVNIFSINEKDILIVSFVGYLTQEVATGSQESIHIKLVRDPASNLKEVTVVSNGYQTLPKERSTGAFATLTAKDLEKIPVPNIIQRLEGLVPGLQVSVTAGDRSFDYDNTQQAINGGTRTIGKNDYNINVRGTSTVRGETFPLLVIDGAVSNLDLSAINPNDIDNITFLKDAAAASIWGVRAANGVIVITTKKGTNSQVPKINFSTSYTISEKARLGYLKTMNSAQELNYEKELVDRGLVTDLGNGSYYNSASYNVRSQGTLLALQLKAGSITQAQYDAQAATLSAVDNRSQISKYLLQAAQSQQYNLSVSGGSDYSNYYYSTSYSKELPNARGNSAGRLTINLTHNWKLFKVADLSVNVKGASFNYVNDGIAIGSVYLPSQSTLMPYNLLKDANGNNLAYDRAVPSAFTQTLSPGRPSWQYSYLDELANNDNTQKDNDYTATINLRVPIIKGLTASALYSNERTFSNTRTYYSPQSYYFRDFINFYTAPASSVNSIGITNGGILNLINTNNNNYSARGQLDYNGTFGKSQLIALAGTELRQTQTGQGNQTLYGYNTSSGLSTGVNAGITNGSNIGYATITGYNNNLNSPTNQADQRRRYLSYFSNAGYTFDSKYVVTASVRYDDYNNFGLDRKYRASPAWSGGLKWNLSDEAFMKPVTWINSLGLRATYGVNGNISTTVYPFTYIALGQNDSYTGQASASIILPANPQLRWEKTYVTNLGLDFSILNNRITGTADFYKKRGTDILAAFTVNPTYLGTISSALVENSSKLNGKGVDLGLNGVVYNGTALRWTVGATFSYNTNKLDDPRYTSQYTSSAYATTSYYANPAGISYLDGMPTDKILVFRNAGLDANGLTQVYDANGNIIKATTAGIPSLSALKYAGRRTAPFYGSWNTSMNYKAFTFYTLLTYQFGSVFLRPTTQNYATNPYNLQYDLNADVAKRWMKPGDEATTNVPGLNGTATVVNTSLIRYDYSDINVLKGDYVRLREVSLSYKLPTAFLNRIMIKSANIGLAVRNLGLLWTANKQGYDPDFVNPLNHIYSLPASRSYILSLNVNL from the coding sequence ATGTTTGCATCTTCTGTTAAAGGGCAAAACGCTGCAAAGGTAAATGTTACCATAGAATTGAATCATGAGTCTTTTGAATCTGCCATGAGGAAGATAGAATCTAATACGCAATTCAGGTTTATTTACCGTAATGAAGATGTCAGGCTTTTAAATAATCTGACACTGGAACGGGCCTCCCGTAGTGTCAGTCAAACGCTTGATCTGATATTGGCAAATACCGCTTTCAGTTATAAAGAGTTAAATAATAGCATTATGCTGGTCAAAAAGCCGGAGACGACTATTGATGAAAAAGTTGTAACAAAAGCTCCTCCAAGGCATTCCCTTAAAGTTTATGTAACTGACGAACAAGGAAATTTCCTCGCTTTTGCCAATGTTACAGTTAAGGGCTATCCGCGTTTAGCAGAGCAGACGAATCAAGAAGGCTTTGTTAATATTTTTAGCATTAATGAAAAAGATATCCTGATTGTCAGCTTTGTGGGTTATTTAACACAAGAGGTTGCTACCGGAAGTCAGGAAAGTATCCATATTAAACTGGTAAGGGATCCGGCGTCTAATCTAAAGGAGGTAACGGTGGTCTCTAACGGTTACCAAACCTTGCCTAAAGAGCGTAGTACAGGTGCTTTTGCAACCTTAACCGCTAAGGATCTTGAGAAAATACCAGTTCCAAATATCATTCAGCGGCTTGAAGGCCTGGTGCCCGGTTTGCAGGTTTCCGTAACCGCTGGTGATCGTTCTTTTGATTATGATAACACCCAGCAAGCCATCAACGGAGGAACACGAACTATTGGAAAGAACGACTATAATATAAATGTCCGGGGTACCAGCACTGTTAGAGGAGAAACCTTTCCGTTACTGGTCATTGATGGAGCCGTAAGTAATCTTGATCTTTCTGCGATCAACCCTAATGACATTGATAATATCACCTTTTTAAAGGACGCAGCGGCAGCTTCTATCTGGGGTGTACGCGCTGCCAATGGCGTAATTGTCATTACGACCAAAAAAGGAACGAATAGCCAGGTTCCAAAGATTAATTTCTCAACAAGTTATACCATCTCAGAGAAAGCTCGCTTAGGTTATCTTAAAACGATGAACTCTGCTCAGGAGCTCAACTATGAAAAGGAATTGGTAGACCGTGGTCTTGTTACCGATTTAGGTAACGGCTCATACTATAATTCTGCATCTTATAACGTTAGGAGTCAGGGTACCTTACTTGCTTTGCAGCTAAAAGCCGGGAGTATAACGCAGGCACAGTACGATGCCCAGGCCGCAACACTAAGTGCTGTTGATAACCGTTCACAAATATCAAAATACCTTTTGCAGGCAGCGCAGAGCCAACAGTATAATTTATCAGTAAGCGGTGGCAGTGATTATTCTAACTACTATTATTCAACATCTTACAGTAAAGAACTTCCTAATGCACGGGGGAATTCGGCAGGCCGTTTAACCATCAACCTTACGCACAATTGGAAGTTATTTAAGGTAGCCGACCTTTCGGTTAATGTGAAAGGGGCATCTTTCAATTATGTTAATGACGGCATCGCTATTGGCTCAGTTTATCTACCGTCTCAAAGTACATTGATGCCCTACAATCTGCTAAAGGATGCTAATGGCAATAATTTGGCTTATGACAGAGCCGTACCCTCGGCTTTTACACAAACTTTATCCCCAGGACGCCCAAGCTGGCAATACAGTTACTTGGACGAATTGGCTAATAATGACAACACGCAAAAGGATAACGATTATACGGCTACCATTAATTTAAGAGTTCCAATTATTAAAGGCCTAACTGCAAGCGCGTTATATTCTAACGAACGTACTTTTAGTAACACCCGGACCTATTATAGTCCCCAAAGCTATTACTTTCGCGACTTTATCAATTTTTATACAGCACCCGCCTCTTCAGTCAATAGTATCGGTATCACCAACGGCGGTATTCTCAACCTAATCAATACCAATAACAATAATTATTCAGCGCGTGGCCAGTTAGATTATAATGGCACTTTTGGTAAAAGTCAACTTATCGCGCTTGCCGGTACCGAGCTGCGTCAAACGCAAACAGGACAAGGTAATCAAACACTTTATGGTTATAATACCTCATCAGGATTAAGTACTGGCGTCAATGCAGGTATCACCAACGGGAGCAATATTGGTTATGCGACCATTACAGGTTATAACAACAATTTAAACTCACCAACCAATCAGGCTGACCAAAGGCGTAGGTATCTATCTTATTTCAGTAATGCCGGATATACATTTGACAGCAAATATGTTGTAACAGCCAGTGTTCGCTACGATGATTATAACAACTTTGGGCTCGATCGTAAATACCGCGCTTCACCTGCATGGTCTGGCGGTCTCAAATGGAATCTCAGTGATGAAGCATTTATGAAGCCGGTAACTTGGATAAATAGTTTGGGGTTAAGGGCAACTTATGGTGTAAACGGCAATATCTCGACTACCGTTTATCCATTTACTTATATTGCGTTGGGCCAGAATGATAGCTATACCGGACAAGCATCGGCAAGCATCATCTTGCCGGCGAACCCGCAGTTAAGATGGGAAAAAACTTATGTGACCAATCTCGGCCTCGATTTTAGTATACTGAATAACCGCATCACAGGTACCGCAGATTTTTATAAGAAGCGAGGAACCGACATACTTGCTGCTTTTACCGTAAATCCTACTTATCTGGGTACAATTTCTTCCGCTTTAGTCGAAAACTCCAGCAAATTGAATGGCAAAGGTGTTGATCTAGGGCTTAATGGAGTTGTATATAACGGGACCGCTTTAAGGTGGACTGTTGGAGCTACCTTTTCCTATAATACCAATAAACTTGATGACCCCCGCTATACTTCGCAGTATACGAGCTCGGCCTATGCTACCACTAGCTATTATGCCAATCCGGCCGGCATAAGTTACCTGGATGGCATGCCTACAGATAAGATATTGGTCTTTAGAAATGCGGGGCTCGACGCCAATGGCCTGACGCAGGTTTATGATGCTAATGGCAACATTATTAAAGCCACTACGGCAGGTATTCCGTCATTAAGCGCGTTGAAATACGCGGGTCGCAGGACAGCACCATTTTATGGTAGCTGGAATACCTCCATGAATTATAAGGCTTTTACGTTTTATACCTTATTAACGTATCAGTTTGGTAGTGTGTTTTTAAGGCCTACGACGCAAAATTATGCGACTAATCCATACAATCTTCAATATGATTTAAACGCTGATGTTGCTAAGCGATGGATGAAACCTGGCGACGAAGCGACTACAAACGTGCCGGGCTTAAATGGAACGGCAACTGTTGTAAATACCAGTTTAATACGTTACGACTATTCCGACATTAATGTTTTAAAAGGGGATTATGTTCGGTTGCGGGAGGTATCCTTAAGCTATAAATTACCAACAGCATTTTTGAATAGGATTATGATCAAAAGCGCGAACATCGGTTTAGCCGTACGTAATCTGGGGCTTTTGTGGACGGCTAACAAACAGGGTTATGACCCCGATTTTGTAAACCCTCTGAACCATATTTATAGTTTACCGGCTTCCCGGTCATATATTCTTTCGTTAAACGTAAACTTATAA
- a CDS encoding RagB/SusD family nutrient uptake outer membrane protein: MKSLYQFTLIAMVAALLAGCQKYVDIKTQGQLTPGDITNYRYLLNNTSAYELGTRMGDVASDDVNIIDGSTQQQQFVSYGAYYAWFPLSYTWQAAYPVTSTYYNDAEWNAMYNTILYCNTVTTEVPTSTGGTDAQKAELLAEALVHRADAYLMLVNSYAKPYNAATSASDPGVPLLLTETTVQSLVRAPVQNIYNQIIADLKKAIPALLTTQAFNTIPTKASAYGELARTYLYMNDYASASLYADSALAIKSTLNDLAPLTAVSSANYPLRKNDPEILLSKIPVNGYVNYSPTVFRLSDDLLNLLGTKDQRYNLFTCPASKISSTYTAAGGRFFYREMAIGEARNIGPSVPEMMLIKAENFARKGDAGSAMTWVNALRKKRFKTTDYADLTATSANDALAKVIDERHREFFCRMLRWWDMRRLKSETQFQKTYTRTYAGVTYTLDPNSNKYTFQIAGYVIGLNPEIVQNP; encoded by the coding sequence ATGAAATCATTATATCAATTTACTTTAATTGCAATGGTTGCAGCGTTACTTGCCGGATGCCAGAAATATGTAGATATCAAAACACAGGGACAGTTGACACCTGGTGATATTACGAACTACCGCTATCTGCTCAATAATACTTCTGCCTATGAGCTTGGAACCCGAATGGGCGATGTAGCATCAGACGATGTAAATATTATCGATGGTAGTACCCAGCAACAACAGTTTGTATCCTACGGTGCTTATTATGCTTGGTTCCCGTTAAGTTATACTTGGCAAGCTGCTTATCCGGTAACCAGTACCTATTATAACGATGCAGAGTGGAATGCCATGTACAATACCATTTTGTATTGTAACACCGTTACCACAGAGGTGCCGACCAGTACCGGCGGCACAGATGCGCAGAAGGCTGAGCTGTTAGCCGAAGCTTTAGTACACCGCGCAGACGCTTATTTGATGTTAGTTAACAGTTATGCCAAGCCGTATAATGCTGCTACTTCGGCTTCAGACCCTGGCGTACCATTGTTACTTACCGAAACGACTGTTCAGTCTTTGGTACGTGCGCCGGTGCAAAATATTTATAATCAAATAATTGCAGATCTTAAAAAGGCAATACCGGCGTTATTAACCACCCAAGCATTTAATACTATTCCGACAAAGGCCTCTGCCTACGGGGAATTGGCTAGGACTTACTTGTATATGAACGATTATGCAAGCGCTTCATTATATGCGGACAGCGCGCTGGCCATCAAATCTACGCTAAATGATTTGGCGCCCTTAACTGCAGTTAGCTCCGCTAATTATCCACTCAGAAAGAATGATCCGGAGATTTTATTATCCAAAATTCCGGTTAATGGCTACGTTAATTATTCGCCCACCGTATTTCGCTTAAGTGACGATCTGTTAAATTTATTGGGAACCAAGGATCAGCGGTATAACCTGTTTACCTGTCCGGCAAGTAAAATCTCTTCAACTTATACTGCTGCAGGCGGCCGGTTCTTCTACAGGGAAATGGCTATAGGAGAAGCACGTAATATTGGCCCATCGGTTCCCGAAATGATGTTGATTAAAGCTGAAAATTTCGCGCGGAAAGGCGATGCCGGAAGCGCAATGACCTGGGTTAATGCTTTAAGAAAGAAACGTTTCAAAACAACAGACTATGCTGATTTAACGGCTACGAGTGCTAACGACGCCCTGGCAAAGGTAATTGACGAGCGTCATCGTGAGTTTTTTTGCCGGATGTTACGCTGGTGGGATATGCGCCGCTTAAAGAGCGAGACTCAATTTCAGAAAACTTATACCCGCACCTACGCGGGTGTAACTTATACGCTTGATCCTAACAGTAATAAATACACTTTTCAGATTGCCGGTTACGTTATTGGCCTTAATCCCGAAATCGTTCAGAATCCTTAA